One Rosa chinensis cultivar Old Blush chromosome 5, RchiOBHm-V2, whole genome shotgun sequence genomic region harbors:
- the LOC112167877 gene encoding transcription factor JUNGBRUNNEN 1 isoform X1, which yields MDGKNTSCKDDHHDHQDHDDEDVPLPGFRFHPTDEELVGFYLRRKIQKKAISLELIKSIDIYKHDPWDLPKATTTAGDKEWYFFCRRGRKYKNSIRPNRVTGSGFWKATGIDKPVHDSYSNCIGLKKTLVYYRGSAGKGTKTDWMMHEFRRPSTNDNNNVHTNHTSCTAISHTDPQEAEIWTLCRIFKRSVSHRKYTPDWRELSAKQSSSKKCNTTDQDRHQEPTNINRESYINFGASTICYEEKKPNVVNHTNYNNGSNSNQTLQNVGQFSSGMTTATHPCNMDSFTSSYSYADIENHDFFNDNWEEFKSVVQLALDPSFV from the exons ATGGATGGAAAAAATACTAGTTGCAAGGATGATCATCATGATCATCAGGATCATGATGATGAGGATGTTCCACTTCCGGGATTTAGGTTTCACCCAACAGATGAAGAACTAGTTGGGTTCTATCTCCGCCGGAAGATTCAGAAGAAAGCCATCAGCTTAGAGCTCATCAAATCAATTGATATCTACAAGCATGATCCTTGGGATCTTCCAA AAGCTACAACTACTGCAGGAGACAAAGAGTGGTACTTCTTCTGCAGAAGAGGGAGAAAGTACAAGAACAGTATCAGACCTAATAGAGTAACCGGGTCTGGGTTTTGGAAAGCAACTGGGATAGACAAGCCAGTTCATGATTCATACAGTAACTGCATTGGGCTGAAGAAAACTCTGGTTTACTACCGCGGAAGTGCCGGAAAAGGCACCAAAACTGATTGGATGATGCACGAATTTCGCCGTCCATCCACCAATGACAACAACAATGTTCACACTAACCACACCTCCTGCACTGCTATATCACACACTGATCCTCAAGAAGCT GAAATTTGGACATTGTGTCGGATATTCAAGAGATCTGTGTCACATAGAAAGTATACACCAGACTGGAGAGAATTGTCTGCTAAACAATCCAGCTCTAAGAAATGCAATACGACTGATCAAGATCGTCATCAAGAGCCCACAAACATCAATCGAGAATCTTATATCAATTTTGGTGCTTCAACCATTTGCTACGAAGAGAAGAAGCCCAATGTTGTGAACCATACTAATTATAACAACGGAAGCAACAGTAACCAGACATTGCAGAATGTAGGTCAGTTCAGCTCCGGAATGACTACTGCTACGCATCCATGCAACATGGATTCGTTCACATCGAGCTATTCATATGCAGATATTGAGAATCATGACTTTTTTAACGACAACTGGGAAGAGTTCAAATCAGTTGTACAGCTTGCTCTTGACCCATCGTTTGTGTAA
- the LOC112167877 gene encoding transcription factor JUNGBRUNNEN 1 isoform X2, with the protein MDGKNTSCKDDHHDHQDHDDEDVPLPGFRFHPTDEELVGFYLRRKIQKKAISLELIKSIDIYKHDPWDLPTTTTAGDKEWYFFCRRGRKYKNSIRPNRVTGSGFWKATGIDKPVHDSYSNCIGLKKTLVYYRGSAGKGTKTDWMMHEFRRPSTNDNNNVHTNHTSCTAISHTDPQEAEIWTLCRIFKRSVSHRKYTPDWRELSAKQSSSKKCNTTDQDRHQEPTNINRESYINFGASTICYEEKKPNVVNHTNYNNGSNSNQTLQNVGQFSSGMTTATHPCNMDSFTSSYSYADIENHDFFNDNWEEFKSVVQLALDPSFV; encoded by the exons ATGGATGGAAAAAATACTAGTTGCAAGGATGATCATCATGATCATCAGGATCATGATGATGAGGATGTTCCACTTCCGGGATTTAGGTTTCACCCAACAGATGAAGAACTAGTTGGGTTCTATCTCCGCCGGAAGATTCAGAAGAAAGCCATCAGCTTAGAGCTCATCAAATCAATTGATATCTACAAGCATGATCCTTGGGATCTTCCAA CTACAACTACTGCAGGAGACAAAGAGTGGTACTTCTTCTGCAGAAGAGGGAGAAAGTACAAGAACAGTATCAGACCTAATAGAGTAACCGGGTCTGGGTTTTGGAAAGCAACTGGGATAGACAAGCCAGTTCATGATTCATACAGTAACTGCATTGGGCTGAAGAAAACTCTGGTTTACTACCGCGGAAGTGCCGGAAAAGGCACCAAAACTGATTGGATGATGCACGAATTTCGCCGTCCATCCACCAATGACAACAACAATGTTCACACTAACCACACCTCCTGCACTGCTATATCACACACTGATCCTCAAGAAGCT GAAATTTGGACATTGTGTCGGATATTCAAGAGATCTGTGTCACATAGAAAGTATACACCAGACTGGAGAGAATTGTCTGCTAAACAATCCAGCTCTAAGAAATGCAATACGACTGATCAAGATCGTCATCAAGAGCCCACAAACATCAATCGAGAATCTTATATCAATTTTGGTGCTTCAACCATTTGCTACGAAGAGAAGAAGCCCAATGTTGTGAACCATACTAATTATAACAACGGAAGCAACAGTAACCAGACATTGCAGAATGTAGGTCAGTTCAGCTCCGGAATGACTACTGCTACGCATCCATGCAACATGGATTCGTTCACATCGAGCTATTCATATGCAGATATTGAGAATCATGACTTTTTTAACGACAACTGGGAAGAGTTCAAATCAGTTGTACAGCTTGCTCTTGACCCATCGTTTGTGTAA
- the LOC112167427 gene encoding post-GPI attachment to proteins factor 3, whose amino-acid sequence MLKQYWVAFFVVVLWGFGFRAIDASAGDADPHYRACLQQCEETGCVAQRCFPHCNFSSGGVSIDGPWFLQEPLYLQWKQWDCQSDCRYYCMVDREKEREAAGYGPVKYHGKWPFKRVYGIQEPASVAFSALNLAMHFHGWVSLIILLFYKLPLRRDKKAYYDYAGLWHIYGFLSLNSWFWSAVFHSRDVDLTEKLDYSAAVALLGYSLILAILRSFDVRDDAVRVMVAAPLLAFITTHILYLNFYKLDYGWNMKVCVVMAVAQLLIWAVWAGVTRHPSRWKLWLVVVGGGLAMLLEIYDFPPYEGFLDAHAVWHATTIPLTYIWWSFIRDDAEFLTSNQVKKLAKKAK is encoded by the exons ATGTTAAAGCAGTACTGGGTTGCTTTCTTTGTGGTGGTTTTATGGGGTTTTGGATTCAGAGCTATAGATGCCAGTGCTGGTGATGCTGATCCTCATTATAG GGCTTGTTTACAACAATGTGAAGAAACTGGATGTGTAGCGCAGAGATGCTTTCCACATTGCAATTTCTCTTCAGGTGGGGTTTCCATTGATGGGCCATGGTTCCTGCAAGAACCTCTTTATTTGCAGTGGAAACAATGGGACTGTCAGAGTGATTGCCGTTACTATTGTATGGTtgacagagagaaagaaagagaagcagcTGGTTATGGCCCCGTCAAATATCATGGTAAATGGCCCTTCAAGCGCGTTTATGGAATCCAG GAGCCTGCTTCTGTAGCTTTCTCTGCGCTCAACCTTGCTATGCATTTTCATGGTTGGGTATCACTTATCATCCTTTTATTCTATAAGTTACCATTGAGACGAGATAAGAAGGCATATTATGACTATGCCGGTTTGTGGCATATATATGGTTTCTTATCCTTGAACAGCTGGTTCTGGAGTGCTGTTTTCCATAGTAG AGATGTGGATTTGACCGAAAAATTAGATTACTCAGCTGCAGTGGCATTACTTGGGTACTCGCTCATTCTTGCCATACTCAGAAGTTTTGACGTGAGGGATGATGCTGTCAGAGTTATGGTTGCTGCCCCACTGCTTGCTTTTATAACTACCCACATATTGTATCTCAACTTTTATAAACTGGATTATG GTTGGAACATGAAAGTTTGTGTTGTCATGGCGGTGGCTCAACTTCTTATCTGGGCAGTTTGGGCTGGTGTCACCCGCCATCCATCTCGTTGGAAATTGTGGCTGGTAGTAGTTGGAGGCGGTCTTGCAATGCTCCTAGAAATCTATGATTTCCCCCCATATGAAGGATTTCTGGATGCTCATGCGGTCTGGCATGCCACCACCATCCCCCTAACTTACATTTGGTGGAGTTTCATCAGAGACGACGCTGAGTTCCTAACCTCTAACCAAGTAAAGAAGCTGGCAAAGAAGGCAAAATAG
- the LOC112164817 gene encoding elongation factor 2: MVKFTAEELRRIMDYKHNIRNMSVIAHVDHGKSTLTDSLVAAAGIIAQETAGDVRMTDTRADEAERGITIKSTGISLYYEMTDESLASFKGERNGNEYLINLIDSPGHVDFSSEVTAALRITDGALVVVDCIEGVCVQTETVLRQALGERIRPVLTVNKMDRCFLELQVDGEEAYQNFQRVIENANVIMATYEDPLLGDVQVYPEKGTVAFSAGLHGWAFTLTNFAKMYAEKFKVDEAKMMERLWGENFFDPATKKWTSKNTGSATCKRGFVQFCYEPIKQVIATCMNDQKDKLWPMLAKLGITMKGDEKDLMGKPLMKRVMQTWLPASTALLEMMIFHLPSPHTAQRYRVENLYEGPLDDQYANAIRNCDPDGPLMLYVSKMIPASDKGRFFAFGRVFAGRVQTGLKVRIMGPNYVPGEKKDLYVKNVQRTVIWMGKKQETVEDVPCGNTVALVGLDQFITKNATLTNEKESDAHPIRAMKFSVSPVVRVAVQCKVASDLPKLVEGLKRLAKSDPMVVCSIEESGEHIIAGAGELHLEICLKDLQDDFMGGAEIVKSDPVVSFRETVLEKSVRTVMSKSPNKHNRLYMEARPLEEGLAEAIDDGRIGPRDDPKIRSKILAEEFGWDKDLAKKIWCFGPETTGPNMVVDMCKGVQYLNEIKDSVVAGFQWASKEGALAEENMRGICFEVCDVVLHADAIHRGGGQVIPTARRVIYASQLTAKPRLLEPVYLVEIQAPEGALGGIYSVLNQKRGHVFEEIQRPGTPLYNIKAYLPVVESFGFSGQLRASTSGQAFPQCVFDHWEMMSSDPLEAGSQASQLVQDIRKRKGLKEQMTPLSDFEDKL; the protein is encoded by the exons ATG GTGAAGTTTACTGCAGAGGAGTTGCGAAGGATTATGGACTACAAGCACAACATCCGTAATATGTCCGTTATTGCCCATGTCGATCATG GTAAATCAACCCTTACGGACTCCCTTGTCGCTGCTGCTGGTATCATTGCACAAGAAACTGCTGGTGATGTCCGGATGACGGATACCCGTGCAGATGAGGCAGAGCGTGGTATCACAATTAAGTCAACTGGAATCTCTCTCTACTATGAGATGACGGATGAGTCTTTGGCGAGCTTCAAGGGAGAGAGGAATGGAAATGAGTACCTTATCAATCTCATTGATTCCCCTGGGCACGTTGACTTTTCATCTGAGGTAACTGCTGCTCTTCGTATTACTGATGGTGCACTTGTGGTGGTGGATTGTATTGAGGGCGTGTGTGTCCAAACTGAGACTGTGCTCCGTCAAGCCTTGGGAGAAAGGATCAGGCCTGTGTTGACTGTTAACAAGATGGACAGGTGCTTCCTTGAACTCCAGGTGGATGGTGAAGAGGCCTACCAGAATTTTCAGAGGGTTATTGAGAATGCTAATGTCATCATGGCTACCTATGAAGACCCTCTTCTTGGTGATGTCCAGGTCTACCCCGAGAAAGGAACAGTTGCTTTCTCTGCTGGTTTGCACGGTTGGGCTTTTACTTTAACCAACTTTGCCAAGATGTATGCCGAAAAGTTTAAAGTTGATGAGGCAAAGATGATGGAAAGGCTCTGGGGTGAGAACTTTTTTGACCCAGCAACCAAGAAGTGGACCAGCAAGAACACCGGTTCTGCTACCTGCAAGCGCGGTTTCGTTCAGTTCTGTTATGAACCCATCAAGCAGGTTATCGCTACCTGCATGAATGACCAGAAGGATAAGCTGTGGCCCATGTTGGCAAAGCTTGGAATCACCATGAAGGGTGACGAGAAAGATCTGATGGGAAAGCCATTGATGAAGAGAGTCATGCAGACCTGGCTGCCAGCCAGCACTGCCCTATTGGAGATGATGATCTTTCACCTTCCCTCTCCACATACAGCTCAGAGGTATCGTGTGGAGAATCTGTACGAGGGTCCCCTGGATGATCAGTATGCTAATGCTATCAGAAACTGCGATCCTGATGGTCCTCTTATGCTCTATGTATCTAAGATGATTCCTGCATCTGACAAGGGTAGGTTCTTTGCCTTTGGCCGTGTGTTTGCTGGGAGGGTCCAAACAGGTTTGAAGGTTAGAATCATGGGACCAAACTATGTTCCCGGGGAAAAGAAGGATCTGTATGTGAAGAATGTACAGAGGACTGTTATCTGGATGGGAAAGAAACAAGAAACTGTTGAGGATGTTCCCTGTGGTAACACTGTTGCCTTGGTTGGTCTGGATCAGTTCATCACCAAGAATGCTACCTTGACAAATGAGAAGGAATCTGATGCTCACCCCATTCGTGCTATGAAGTTCTCTGTCTCTCCTGTTGTGCGTGTTGCTGTTCAGTGCAAGGTTGCTTCAGATCTTCCCAAGCTTGTTGAAGGTCTCAAGCGTCTGGCAAAGTCTGATCCTATGGTTGTCTGTTCTATTGAGGAGTCTGGAGAGCACATTATTGCCGGTGCTGGTGAACTCCACCTTGAGATCTGTTTGAAGGATCTTCAGGATGATTTTATGGGTGGAGCTGAAATTGTAAAATCTGACCCTGTTGTGTCCTTCCGCGAGACTGTCCTTGAGAAGTCTGTCCGTACAGTGATGAGCAAGTCCCCCAACAAGCATAACCGTTTGTACATGGAAGCACGCCCATTGGAAGAAGGTCTTGCAGAGGCCATTGATGATGGCCGTATTGGTCCAAGGGATGATCCTAAAATTCGTTCCAAGATCTTGGCTGAGGAATTTGGTTGGGACAAGGATCTTGCTAAGAAAATCTGGTGTTTTGGCCCTGAGACCACTGGTCCTAACATGGTGGTTGACATGTGTAAGGGAGTTCAGTACCTTAATGAAATCAAGGACTCTGTTGTTGCTGGGTTCCAGTGGGCTTCAAAGGAAGGTGCATTGGCTGAAGAAAACATGAGGGGTATTTGCTTTGAAGTCTGTGATGTTGTTCTTCATGCTGATGCTATTCACAGAGGAGGTGGTCAGGTCATTCCAACTGCCAGGAGGGTTATCTATGCTTCTCAGCTTACAGCCAAGCCAAGGCTCCTTGAACCCGTATATCTTGTTGAAATTCAAGCCCCTGAGGGTGCTCTTGGAGGTATCTACAGTGTTCTCAATCAGAAGCGTGGACATGTTTTCGAAGAAATTCAGAGGCCTGGTACCCCACTGTACAACATCAAGGCATACCTGCCCGTTGTTGAATCTTTCGGGTTTTCTGGTCAGTTGAGGGCTTCCACTTCAGGACAGGCTTTCCCCCAGTGTGTGTTTGATCATTGGGAGATGATGTCTTCTGATCCGTTGGAGGCTGGTTCCCAGGCATCTCAGCTGGTTCAAGACATCCGTAAGAGGAAGGGTTTGAAGGAGCAAATGACCCCGCTTTCTGACTTTGAGGACAAGCTCTAA